The following coding sequences are from one Aeromicrobium duanguangcaii window:
- a CDS encoding VWA domain-containing protein — translation MTSQVATRLVEFVEALRTKGVNAGPSETIDAADVMRVLGLDDRELLREGLAAALVRRGGQRDVFDQTFDLFFPVGVGRPEAARDAGEDMDVQQIRELLLMALMDRDPRTLAQIAEIAVDVLGEVGQPGSETAGWSAYQTIDRLQPQTLIAAAMAMRPGGGSGQGGQGLGTQFTDRLARDEVRQGVEAFREMVQAEARRRSAELRGRELVTRHAVRASREHVDFLSANRQQLEELRRSVKPLARVLATRLSARRRRRRRGKIDMRRTLRRAMGTGGVPMRPVYEKPRPNRPELVLLCDVSGSVAGFSNFTMLLTQALSAQFSKVRVFAFVNAMAEVTDIVRDGAVSGGGDIETRIRAEARITKWHTSSDYGEALLDFREFFLDAVGPRTAVLILGDARNNNQNPRFDALHEIAMRSRRTYWLNPEHHTRWGLGDSEALAYAEIVPMYECANVDQLTHFVTRLLPV, via the coding sequence ATGACGTCCCAGGTCGCGACCCGGCTGGTCGAGTTCGTCGAGGCGCTGCGCACCAAGGGCGTCAACGCCGGCCCGAGCGAGACGATCGACGCCGCGGACGTGATGCGGGTCCTGGGCCTCGACGACCGCGAACTGCTGCGCGAGGGCCTGGCCGCGGCGCTCGTGCGCCGGGGCGGCCAGCGCGACGTGTTCGACCAGACCTTCGACCTCTTCTTCCCTGTCGGCGTCGGTCGCCCCGAGGCGGCCCGCGACGCGGGCGAGGACATGGACGTCCAGCAGATCCGCGAGCTGCTGCTCATGGCGCTGATGGACCGCGACCCCCGGACTCTGGCGCAGATCGCCGAGATCGCCGTGGATGTCCTGGGCGAGGTCGGACAGCCCGGCTCCGAGACCGCCGGCTGGTCCGCCTACCAGACCATCGACCGGCTCCAGCCCCAGACGCTGATCGCCGCGGCGATGGCGATGCGACCCGGCGGCGGCAGCGGCCAGGGTGGTCAGGGGCTCGGCACCCAGTTCACCGACCGGCTGGCCCGCGACGAGGTGCGTCAGGGCGTCGAGGCGTTCCGCGAGATGGTCCAGGCCGAGGCGCGCCGCCGTTCGGCCGAGCTGCGCGGACGTGAGCTCGTGACCCGCCATGCCGTGCGCGCGTCACGCGAGCACGTCGACTTCCTCAGCGCGAACCGCCAGCAACTGGAGGAGCTGCGCCGCTCGGTCAAGCCGCTGGCCCGCGTGCTGGCCACCCGGCTGTCGGCCCGCCGCCGGCGCCGGCGCCGCGGCAAGATCGACATGCGCCGCACGTTGCGGCGCGCCATGGGCACCGGCGGTGTGCCGATGCGGCCGGTGTACGAGAAGCCGCGGCCGAATCGTCCCGAGCTCGTCCTGCTGTGCGACGTCTCGGGCTCCGTGGCCGGGTTCTCCAACTTCACGATGCTTCTCACCCAGGCGCTGAGCGCCCAGTTCAGCAAGGTGCGGGTCTTCGCGTTCGTCAACGCGATGGCCGAGGTCACCGACATCGTGCGCGACGGCGCCGTCTCGGGCGGCGGCGACATCGAGACGCGCATCCGCGCCGAGGCCAGGATCACGAAGTGGCACACCAGCAGCGACTACGGCGAGGCGCTGCTGGACTTCCGCGAGTTCTTCCTCGACGCCGTGGGGCCGCGGACCGCGGTGCTGATCCTCGGCGATGCCCGCAACAACAACCAGAACCCGCGCTTCGACGCGCTGCACGAGATCGCGATGCGCTCGCGGCGGACCTACTGGCTCAACCCCGAGCACCACACGCGGTGGGGC